The genomic stretch ATAGTTGTCTGCATGATGTTCCCAATTGAAAGTCCTAGTATTCAGTGTTTAATGGGTCAGTATATGCTGTGTGACGTTTTGTCATGTCTCAGAGTGAGCTGGGTAGAGGCAGGGGACTTAGGGAGTGCTCGGTTTCAGCTGTGACCTTGGGGGAGGggggctctctctatctctcagagCTGGATAGACATCTATATATAGCCCATCCACTCACACCAGTCCCATAACAAGGTTAGGATGACAGAGTGAGCTTCAGACACAGCCGTAaatcctgtccttctctctctcttgttctggttTCCATTTTTAACTCTGCCTCCCTCTATTCAGTTCATTACACCGCTCTGTGAGTGGGTCAGCGCTAAGAAGTAGGCCTCATCTGTTTCAactggtgtgtgtctgtattatatgGGCCAGGTTCTGGGCCTGGTGCTCTGTCTCCAGGCAGGGGGCTTGCATAGTGGACTGTCCTAGTTAGGAGAGTCTAAACTGGGGGAGGGTGCCAGATGGTAGAGGGTACAGGGACACAACACCTTGTACCTGGCCACTGTGGatcctggggtgtgtgtgtgtctgttctgtctgagCTAAGTGTGTCAGCGCTGAGAACTGGTATGagcatatggacacacacacacactgatcacctCCCTTTCAGACTTGAGTGAGAAAAATCGCTAAAGCATCAACCCTCACTATGAACAGAATATCATTTTATTGCACTAATTAAAAAACGACACCTCTACGGAGCTATGTGACTAAGAGTTACTTCAATTTCCTTCCGTTCATCTAAAAAAAACAGTGCCTAAAAAGTTGAATAATTCTATCCCTGTTTGTGTATTTTCAGCAGACATTCATTGTATTACATAAATCTCTTTCCCACGCACACCCGTTCCaacagcctctgactgactgactcatcACTGGTCCTGAAATAGGGACTTGAATCAAACGAGGACGCTGATACAGATGAGTTAATAGAagaagctgctgtgtgtgtgtctctcagagaGAAGCTGAATGACAGGCTTCAGCCCACAGTGCAGCACAGGAGGAATCATCAAATTTCTCTCCACACAGTAACATGAGAGACTGAGTGTGAGCTTAAACATTGCCATGGCAACCCCTGCGGTTCTCTTGATATCAAGGCAGTGTGAAGTCAAGGCAGTCAAGGTCTTATCCTCAAGAGGCTAGGCtgtgtggatggatggtgtgTACCAGTatggacggtgtgtgtgtgtatggatgggCCATGACTATAGCTTTAGAGATGAATAGCATCACAGATGACTAGTACTGTTCTAAACTCTCCAGGCTCTTCTTCCGCAGAACAATGGTTGTCATACCAATAACCAGTCCATTCATTtaccactgtctctctgtctctttctgcgtCTTTTGTCTCCACCACTGCTTTCATAGCAGTTCATAAAGTGGAGTGATCGTAGCAACTTGTTCAGAAATGTTGCCCTTTTGGTTTAAAAAAGTATATTTCCAACCATCAGAACATATTTACCACAACCTACACTCTTAgtaaaaaggtgctatctagaaccttaaagggttcttcggctgtccccatatgagaaccctttgaagaaccctttttggttgcaggtagaacccttttcaaCAGTGTGAGCTTTGACTTTAGCCTGCTGACGGTCTTGTGCCATTTCTAAATGTAAaaacagagggttctacatggaacccaaaacggttctacctggaaccaaaaatggttctacctggaaccaaaagggtttctcctatggggacagccgaagaacccttttggaaggGTGTAGTTCATCATTTTAGCCATAACACTAGTAATATCTTGACAGAGCAAACCAACTTCGAAACCCATCGCACAGATTGCAATTGTAATATAGAGTGTAGATTAAGTATTCTGACCTCAGGGCCTGGCTCTCTGGCAGGGCCGgactcactgtctccctctgaGAAGGACCCAGATTCATCACTGGAGTTGGCCCCGTACGAACGTTCACACTTGATCTTGGCACGGCCCTGAGAGAAGATGGCTTCCCCCACCACCATCCCACcgtgctccctctgctccccCACCAGACAGCGAGCCAGGCCAGAGCCCGACACAGAGCATGGGGAGGAGGAGAACTCAAACTGGGGCATGTTGGAGGGCGAGTCCCCGCTGCCCACGTCCTCCAGGTAGGAGAAAGATGAGCAGGAGCTGGAGGTGCGTGTGCGGGGCTCGCATGGAGGGGAGCGGGGGGAAATCTTTATGGGCAGAGGACAGCTGGTCGTGGGTTGCGCTCGGCAGGCCACTGTCGGCAGGGGGTCCTGGAGGATCGTGGtgagggtggtggaggaggatagGGGAGAGTAAGGCTGGCGGCAGgggaaggactgactaacacctGTCCACAGGGATTTTGATGTGATCTCCAACAGATCTTTTTCCAGAGACTTCCGGTCGCAGTAGGATTGAGACGGTGTTCCCAGGCGGTCGCACACTCCAGAGGAGAAGATGACGCTGCTACGGCGATCCAACTCTACTTCCTGCTTGCTGAGACCGTCTGAGGGCAGAGGTTGCATAGTCACACCATCCACAGACAAATGCACTGTCCCTGCAGACCCCGCCCTGAGGTCCCTTCCACCCTCACCTTGAAATGCCCCCCTGTTCCTGTCCCTATCCCTGTTATGGGCTAATGAGAGTTCGTTGTTCAGTAGCTGCTGGGTGAGAGGAGTGGTAGGTAGAGTGCTGTCTGGGTTACTGAGATCCAGGAGGCCCCTCTGGAGGTAGGAGCTCAGGCAGGATGGTGAGCCTCTGCTGGGGGGACGCTCTGAGGGCTCCGGCCACATCTCCATCTCCAGGACATCCTGGCTATCCTCTGACAGTCCTGGGGGACTCCCCTCTCCCTCGCCCCAGGAGCGGGGTTCCTCTTTGAttctggagggggagagggggtgaggttgTCCCCCTTGACGGGTGCTGCTGGTCTCTGAGAGAGGGCCTGGGGAGGTTGAGGTATGGCAGTGTGACGAGGCGGCTGAGGTGACGCTGTCATCGTCGTCATTCTCTCCGCTGTGCTTGGCGCAGGCctgctggtacttcctgtatttcGGGCATCGtgggaggtcagaggtcaggctgCTGGTGAGGGATGTGAGGGTTGAGTGATTGGGCCGCCGCCTCGTCGCTGAGGATGACGTCACCCTGAGCTTCTCCGACGATGCGGAACCACCACTACCGTCCATCTCTGTGATGAGGTCATCGGTGTGCTCCTTGCGGCAGAGAAGGCCATTGTTGTGATCAGCGGTGTCGCTGTGCAGCTGGGCCTGCAGAAAGCGGAAGCAGGAGTCCTCTAGGTTGTGAACGCCCAGGAAGTCAGCACAGCGGATCACCTCATGGATG from Oncorhynchus clarkii lewisi isolate Uvic-CL-2024 chromosome 25, UVic_Ocla_1.0, whole genome shotgun sequence encodes the following:
- the LOC139383902 gene encoding transcription regulator protein BACH2-like, with protein sequence MSADEGARAHVRSGDAPMYVYESTVHCANVLLSLEDQRRQDILCDVTVVVEGTEIRAHRAVLAASSRYFLQVLLGHTHPEQEPIISLSDKVTARGFAPLLQFAYTAKLVLSKENIHEVIRCADFLGVHNLEDSCFRFLQAQLHSDTADHNNGLLCRKEHTDDLITEMDGSGGSASSEKLRVTSSSATRRRPNHSTLTSLTSSLTSDLPRCPKYRKYQQACAKHSGENDDDDSVTSAASSHCHTSTSPGPLSETSSTRQGGQPHPLSPSRIKEEPRSWGEGEGSPPGLSEDSQDVLEMEMWPEPSERPPSRGSPSCLSSYLQRGLLDLSNPDSTLPTTPLTQQLLNNELSLAHNRDRDRNRGAFQGEGGRDLRAGSAGTVHLSVDGVTMQPLPSDGLSKQEVELDRRSSVIFSSGVCDRLGTPSQSYCDRKSLEKDLLEITSKSLWTGVSQSFPCRQPYSPLSSSTTLTTILQDPLPTVACRAQPTTSCPLPIKISPRSPPCEPRTRTSSSCSSFSYLEDVGSGDSPSNMPQFEFSSSPCSVSGSGLARCLVGEQREHGGMVVGEAIFSQGRAKIKCERSYGANSSDESGSFSEGDSESGPAREPGPEVKLPFPVDQITNLPRNDFQIMIKMHKLTSEQLEFIHDIRRRSKNRIAAQRCRKRKLDCIQNLEVEIRKLVHEKEKLLSERNQLKVCMGELWQNLSYLSQAVSQEVCREVQGNPEKTKALLPTHRPSDPTAATNSISIMASIDLTSNPSSPTSEGSLAKSPCSYESPVERDVGSGQRLRRGQGGVETEVSVLGQESSLEPGASPGVCSPTVSVDFCQEMTEKCTTEEQPGQACT